In Desulfovibrionales bacterium, the genomic window CAGAAAACTAGGGTTTTCGGATGGAAACTAACTAGCTTATATCTCCTCTGACTTACTGTTTTCCCGCCATAATATCACCACGCGACTCCGAATTTGACATAGTCTTTCTTATCGCAAAAAAAATCTTTTTTTTCGTTTTGTTATGTGATAGGCATATTCAGCGTTTGAGTGTTTCTTACAGCTAAGCGATTAACTTCTTTTCTCGTGCGGTCTCACTCAAAGCCTCTCTCCACTTAGTGAAGGTCAATCAGATATACCTTTAGTGCGGTCGAGGCCGATGACCAACTCTGCTGCTAATAATCGTCTCCCGTCAAAAAACACACTATCATATCTTTTGTCATCAATATTGTTGATACCTACGTCCAATCCAGTCTTTTTGGATAATGGCCTATATAAAAAATATTACGAAGGAGGTAATTATTATGAAAGGAACAGGCAAACACATATTCGGCAAGGTCGGACTGAGCCGGTTCTTGCAATCGCGGATTAATACGTACATAGTCCGCTTTCTTCCCCTGGCCATCTCCCGGGCCTATTTGTGCTTTTTGGGGGGCATATATTACGCACTCAACAAGGGGGAACGAAAAGTCATCGAAAATACCATAGCGGCTATATTGGGAGGAAGATGTCACCCCAAAGAAATAAAAAGGATTACCGAATTGGCGATCAAGGGGATTTTCACCCACTACCATGAAAAATTGTTGATGGCTTATGCCAACTATAAGTGGCTGCGTTCCTTCGTCTTCCAAAACACCCGCCTGAGAAACCAGGAATTGCTCGATGCGGCCCTTAAAAAAGGCCGGGGCGTTATCCTGGTGACCGGTCATTTTGGAGCGGTAGAACTCATGCCCCTGACACTGGCCCTGCGCAATTATCCTTCGACTATGACCGTTCGTTTTAAGACCAGAAGGCTAAAAAAGGCCTTGCTGGAACGGGCCGTACCTTACGGCGTTCGTCTTTTGGATGCCAACGCAGAAAATATAATGTTTGCTGCATTCAGCACACTCAAGGAGAATAGAATACTTATTACCGAATGTGATGAGTTCGAGTCGTGGAGACCGCACAAAGATAAAAGTACAGAGTTTCTGGGAGTTACCTCTCCAGTGGATAGATCCCTGGATGCACTACAGAGGAAATATC contains:
- a CDS encoding lysophospholipid acyltransferase family protein, encoding MKGTGKHIFGKVGLSRFLQSRINTYIVRFLPLAISRAYLCFLGGIYYALNKGERKVIENTIAAILGGRCHPKEIKRITELAIKGIFTHYHEKLLMAYANYKWLRSFVFQNTRLRNQELLDAALKKGRGVILVTGHFGAVELMPLTLALRNYPSTMTVRFKTRRLKKALLERAVPYGVRLLDANAENIMFAAFSTLKENRILITECDEFESWRPHKDKSTEFLGVTSPVDRSLDALQRKYQSPVIFTLLKRGWNGSYVLEFQDVTEDEETKQGLSIAERALSILENYIYTYPEQWYQWKQVGLFLRMQGVMEQSNEVGSAGHLSSPHPVFASSQT